CCCAGCCTTTCGGTTGTTGTAGCTTTTACTGAAATAAATTCGCGATCAATATTTAAGACTTTTGCAATATTATCTCTAATCTCGGGAATATAGCTTTGTATTTTAGGTTGTTGAAGAATTAAAGTTGTATCGATATTAGCGATACTATAACCATTATCTCTTATCAATTTATTTACATTCTCTAACAGCAACAAGCTGGAAACATCTTTCCACTTTTCATCTGTATCCGGAAAATGAGTTCCAATATCGCCCAAAGATAGAGAGCCCAATAATGCATCGCAAATGGCATGTAAAAGTACATCTGCATCAGAATGACCTAAGCTACCTTTCTCAAAAGGGATATTTACTCCTCCAAAAATTAGCTTTTCACCTTTTACTAAACGATGAACATCGTAACCCGTTCCAACTCTATAATTCATTATTTGCTAAAAATAAAAAAAGCCTTGGCAAGCACCAAAGCTTTTAGAAAATATTTTATTATTTCTTATAATTCGTACGATAAAGTAAAACGCAAAGTATTTTTTAATGGATTATTAGGATTAGTAGAAATAAGATAAGAAAAATCTAAGCCAAAAACATTATATTTAAGTCCGGCACCAAGTGTAAAATACTGACGGTTACCTTTTTCTGCCGATTCGTAGAAATAGCCGCCACGAAGGGCAAATTGTTTATCGTACCAATATTCTACACCTCCGGCAAAATTAATCTCTTGCATTTCCTCACTAAAAGGAGCATCGTAAAATGAATGCAACATACCTGTAATTACAGAAACGTTATTGTCGAGATAAGGCTCTATCGGATTTCCATCTTCATCAAGAACGGGAGGTGTTGGCACTAACAGTTTAGTAAGCTCAGCCGTTAAAGCTATCGTATTATAAGAATCCAATTCCATTTCGCCACTAAAACCAAAACGTAAATTAGTTGGAATAAAATCTTTTTGTGTACTGGAAGTATAAGAAATTTTATTTCCAATATTATTCACTGCCAACCCAACACTTACAGTAACATCGTTTCCTCCTATTTCAATCAGGTTACGATAATACATAGAAACATCAGCCGCTACTGAAGTACCGGCACGAGAATCAACTCCATTTATGTTTTGTCCAAGTGTAAGATTAGAATAAATAAATTTTCCGGTAACGGCAGCAGAGAAATTCTCACTTAATTTCCTCGAATATGCTAAATCAATAACCCACTCATTTGGTTTATATGTTCCTAATGATGTTCCTTCTTCATTTGTAAAAGTTATATTTCCTAAAGAAAAATAGCGCAAAGAACCTCCAACAGTCTGTTCGTCTCCCATTTTCTTATAAAACGAAACATAACCTAAACCAATATCATCAACCAAGCCCTTTAGCCAAGGCACATAAGATATATTAAATCCCATATCATCTTCGATAAAAGCAAGCTTTGAAGCATTCCAATAAATAGAATTACCATCGGGAGAAGTAGAAACACCTACATCGCCCATACCACCGGCTCTGGCATCAGGACCTATCATTAAAAAAGGAACGGCCGTTGTTATAGTACCAAAGTCGCGATCTTGCGCAAAAATCGAAGAAGTGCTCAAAAGTAAAACAGTTGAGAAAAGTAGTATTACTTTGTTTTTCATTATCAAATTATTAGTCATTTAAATATTGTAATAAATTAAATCTCTTTCAAAAAGTTCACAAAAATAACGAAATATTTAAGCGTTTAGTATTCAAGCTTGATTATCCTTTATTTTAAATATACCAATTTCGAAGTTTTACTTCTCTGGATGCCATTTTCATCGCTTAATTGCAAACGATAAATATACATTCCTTTCATAATCTTACTTCCATACTCATCAGTACCATCCCAACTAATATGATTAATACGTGAAGAATAAGGCATAAAAGTATCTTCTATATGTTTTACTAATCTACCATCAATACTAAATATATCAATAGTGAGCAATAGTTCTTGACCATCAGTATTTTGCTCAAACGAGAAAGTTGTTCTATCATAAAACGGATTAGGATAATTCATAACTGCCTCTAAAGCTAAATTTGCAGAGGCAGAAACATAAAATTTCAAATTTGCTGTTGAAGAGTTATTATAAATATCCCAAACTTTAAATGTTAACTCGTGCTTACCATCATCGAGTTTAGAGAATGGATAGCGAATAGTCCCACTCTGATATGTACCAATATCCGACTCATAATAATCGTTTAAGATTTTAATATCGGCGGCATTAACATCTAAAATTGCAGTAATATCGTGACCAATACCATTACCAATAGTATTAATTCCATTCTCGTCTCTAACTTTTGCCAAAAGAACAGGATTTTCGTTAGTCATTCCTCCTTCTATAAAATTTTCATCATTTAAAAAAAGTTCAATCTGTGGTCCTTCGGTATCTACCTGACTATTTTCATCGAAGCCTCCTATAATAATATCACGATTATATCCCGAAGCATCAGTATTTTCACTTGAAGCATATATAGATAATTTACCCAATCCATAATTGTACGCAATATCTTTTGGAACTACAAAAGAGAACTCAAAGTCACCATTTTTCACTTCTGCTTTCCCCTTATAAAGCACACTCTTTTGTAGATTAAACGAAAAGGGATCACTTCCGGGATCATTGGCAAGAGTGGTAATATTAGTTACTTTATCAAATACTAAGGGATACACATGTCCATTAAAACTGCTAAGTTTATTTCCATTTGGATCGTTTATCTGTCCCTTAATATTTACAAACGAAAGTGCTTTTAGAGTATCGTTATCCTGATTTACAGTCGACTCATTAATTTTAGTAATCTGAGTAAAATTTTTCGGAATACTAAATTTCAAAGCAGGATCGCCAAGCAAAACAAACTTCATTACATTAAAACCTGAACCACTGGAACGTTTAATCATCTTAAGAATATCTCCCATACGTATATAATCGTGATTAGGATAATTCAAAGCATAATTATAAAAATACTTACTCATAACAAAGTTTGAGCCGGCATAAGTGGCACGCGAAGTAGTAAAAAGAGCTATTCCTCCACCCTTTTCATTCAGAAAAATAAACTCTCCTGCCGAAACACGACTAGGATCATCATAACGAGCAAATTCACAAGTAGCAGTAAGAAATACAGGAAGTTTTTCTTTATTAGACCAACTTTCTATATCGGGCATATCCAAATATCTCTCTTGTCCCCAACCTGTCTCGCCTCCGTGACCGGTATAACTCAAAATTAGCGCACCTTTGTTAACCCGTTCGTTAATAGCTTCGTTCACTTTTGGATAACGCTGTCCGGCAGGAGTAGAAACCTGAGGAAAAGCATCGACATATATTTTATCCAAATTACCTCCCGGGAAAATAGTATCTACCATTTTAGCCAAATCATCTGCTTGACGGATATGCAAATTATTATCTTCATCATCGGCAACAAAACATATAACATTCCTCCAATCGCCATAAACAGCAGTATCTGAACTTGAATAATGCTTTATCTTTTCTACAGCCCGACTGGCTTCTTCGGTTGAAACTACAGGCAATCTACCAATTCCAATATCCACATCGTCGTAATACATATCGCCTTCATCGTTATCAAGAAAACCAAAATAATCGTCAACAGCTATAGAAATTATTGGATCAAAACTCTCAAAAGATTCATAGGTAGGAACCATATTGGTGTTTATTGCTTCTCTTTTCATATAATCGAATGATGCATCACCAAAAAGCAATAAATATTTCAGCGAGTTAGATTCTGAAGCCGACATATAAACGGAACGTACATAGTCTCTAATTGCTGTTATATCATGCGAAGCACTTGAATACTCATTATATATTTGATAAAGAGGCGTTACTTGTACTTTTAAACCGTCTTGACGATGAAAATCGGCTAAATCTTCGGCTTGACTAATAAACTGTTGTGGGCAAACAATAAGCATATCAATATTAGAAATTGCATGCAAATTCTGATTGGCAATCTTTTCTACAAATTCTGCACTATAAGCCATATTAGAGTCAAATGCTATAAACTCACGGAGCTTATCGGTAACAACTTTAAAATCAGCAGTTGTATTATTTAAATTTAATTGCAGACTTGTAACATCAGTTAAATTACTGATATCCCAAAGCATAGTCGAAGTATTAATATTAGCAATTGTAAACTTAGTAATTGCGTTATCGGCTACCGATTCAGGCGATCTAAAAGCAAGCTGATTATCTCCAAAGATTAATTGTCGTTTTACATTTATTTCTATATAATCCAGCCAAGCAACGGAACTGGAAAGTGGTCTATTATAATTTAAACCAATCTTTAATTCAGGGTCAGCCGTAAGTTGAAAATATTTCTCAAAAGTATTATCGTAAGCATAGGCAGGATAACTTCCTGTTGGTATTTTACTAATATTAACATTACCCAAACTCTGTTCATTATAGAGTAAATCGAAGGAGCTGGTAGAATACGACCGAGCTACCAATTCCACTTTAATAAATGCGGTAGAAGCCGGAACTAAATTTTCAAAATCAAAGCTGTAAGTATTAGAGTCGATAAATTCAAATTTATCGCCGAGCCAACGCCTACCGGAACCTATCAGATTATATGTTTCGTCTTCTATAAATGAATAATCAACAAATTCATCAATTTGGAAATCCGCTTCTTCTTCGGGCTGTAAAATATCACTTATACGTTTTCCGTTTTGATTACCAATATGCACATAATAAAAAGCATTACGATCGTAAATATTTAACTGATGTTCAAAAACATTTTTTGTTGAGTTATATTTCCAAGAATCAGGACCTTGCGCATAAAATAACAAATAATCTGTTGCATCAAATTTTCCATCACCACCAAGCTCAAGGCTTATAGCCAATTCAGGAATATCGGAATAACGAAAATCGGAATTTTTTTCATTTAGCATTCCTCCAAAACCATAAACAGAAATTTTTGCAGGATCTATATCTGTGAGTGAAATACCTGCATTTTGCAAGTCGGCACCGCTAATCTTAAATACTCCACTTTTATCTACTTTAAATTTATACCAATCGCCATCTGCCATTACCGATTCTTCGGCAAATGAAAATTCAGAGGGAGCTTCTTTTTCATTACTCTTCAGCAAATCAATATCCAAACTAAAAGAAGTCAGTAAGCTAAAAGCATTTAATATAGAATTTTTCCTTATCGGGATAAATTCTATTCGAGCAATTTTCTCAGATCCCACACTTTTAAAAGTTGTTTTAACCTGTATTTCGTCTAAAATATTCTTAAAAACAGGATGAAGTATCCCCTGATTTGATTTAGATACCAATTTAAATTGTTGATTACGTATGCTAACATTAATATCCTTAACATCCTTTTCAATTACAATATCGACACGGAAATACGGAACTAACCCATAAGGTCCATTAAAAACGGCATCATTAAAACTAAAAACAGGAATCTGTTCATTTTCAGATATATCCAAGGTATTTATAGCATTCCATACTATTTGAAAATCCTTTTGAACAGACTGTGCAAAAAGCATAGTATTCAACAATAAGAAGAAAATAAATAAGATTCTTTTTAGCATTTAGAGAATAATTTAGTCAATCCGTTGCTTTTAAATTTTGAAGCACAATAATAATCAATTTTTAAAAATTTAAAGCTTTCTATTTTTTAATTTAAACAAAGCTCATTTCCTTCTTAAACGAAATAATATCACATCTATTATTACAAAGTTTAAAGTGCCATTACAATAGAAGTTAATTCCAAACGTTAATTCTACATCAATATTGTTAAAAAAGGCTTATTTTTTCGCACAATAGTGCTTATGAATACGAAAATAATTTGTATTATTGTTTCTTAAAAATAGATCTCAAATAGTTGATTAACGCTATGACCAGAAGATTTGCTACATTCATCACTCTAATATTCCTTGTAATTACTACAGGAGATGCTTGGTCACAAGACGTTACTGTATCGCAGTTTATTGCAAATCCCATGTTTACCAACCCTGGCTTTGCCGGTTCAAATCTTGGTCCTAGAGCTAATATTATGTACCGTAATCAATGGCCAAATCTTCATACTAGTTTTGAATCCTATTCTGTTTCTTATGATCAAAACCTTGAATTTATCAATTCTGGATTTGGGGCGTCATTTATGTCGAGCAAAATTGGTGGGGATGCGTTGGTTACAGCAACTATGAGTGCTTATTACGCATATCAATTTCGTCCTTCGGCCGATTTAAATATAAATTTGGGAGTAAGAGGCACATATTTTCAAAAGCGGCTAAATTGGGGTATTGTTAATTCTTCTCCTGTTTTTGATACAATAAAAACTATGATTGGAACTGGAACTGGAACTGAAACTCCAAATACTACCGTAAAGAATTACGATATAAGTGTTGGGGCGGTTTTCACTTACAAAGAAAATATTTTTGGCGGATTCTCAGCAGAACATCTCAACTCGCCTGATATTTCTTTTTACGAAACTGATACTTTAACAAACTTAGGCTTAAAAACTTCATTCTTTGCAGGTGTAAATATCGATATTCGTAAAAAAGCTGTTCGAGGAACTTATTATGTTCCATTTATAATTACGCCAACAATATATTATCAAGGACGTACCGGCTTTCAACAACTAAGTATAGGAACTTTTCTTACTCGTGGGAGTATTTTTACCGGAGGATTCTACCGCCTAGATTTTAATAATGACGCTGCAGTAGTAGCAATAATTGGGGCACAATACAGACAATTAGTTTTTGGATATAGTTTTGATTATACACTTTCATCAGATTCTACTTTTAATGGTGGTGCACATGAGTTAACTTTGTCCTTTCAAATAAATAATGGATTACATAGAAAATCGAGATCGATGAAACTTGGACCGATATCATCGCCCAGTTTTTAAATGATAAACATAAAAAAAAGAATTATTTTAAAAAATCTAAATAATGTACACATTTCGAAAAATAGGAAGTTTAGTTTTAATGGCAGCACTTATTGTTGCCATGGGATCTTGTGGAAAGAAAAAAAATGAATCACGCACCACAGGATGGAAATATAACGACCCCGATAATGGAGGATTTGAAGTAGCCAAATATGTAGAACAAGAAGCAGGTCCCGGCTTGGTTCTTATAGAAGGTGGAACTTTTGTTATGGGAGCTACACAAGACCCTACCATCTTTACTAGAAATAATCAACCTACAAGAATCACAGTTCGTTCTTTTTATATGGATCAAACTGAGGTTTCTAATATTGATTATTTGGAGTATTTACATTGGATAAGACGTGTTTTTTCTACATATCCCGAAGTCTATAATAAAGCACTTCCCGATACATTAGTTTGGCGACAACGTCTTGCCTATAATGAGCCTTTAGTAAGTAATTATTTGCGTCACCCTGCTTATAAAAACTACCCTGTGGTTGGTGTTTCTTGGGTTCAAGCTAATGATTATGCAAAATGGCGTACAGATCGTGTAAACGAAATGCGTTTAATTGATGAAGGAATTATAGGATTAGATTTAAACCAAGCAAATGAAAATAATTTCAATACTGAGGCTTATCTGTTAAATCTATACAAAAGCGAAGTTGAAGGTAAAAAACCAATTGAAAACTTATCCTATAACCCGGAAGATCCTAATAGTCAAGAATTTCGTCCCTCTCGTTTAGAAGATGGTATCTTATTACCAAGCTATCGCCTTCCTACCGAAGCAGAATGGGAATATGCAGCTTTAGGATTAATTGAAAATTCTGATTACGAAAGAATTAGTCAGAGAAAACGTTATCCTTGGAATGGAAATTATGTTCGTACAACCGACAAAAAATATTATGGCACTTTTGTAGCTAACTTCAAACGTGGTCGTGGTGACTATATGGGTGTTGCAGGTGCACTAAACGACGGGGCGGATATCCCTACAGAAGTTGGCTCCTACTATCCCAATGACTTTGGGTTATTTAATATGGGTGGAAATGTTAGCGAATGGGTAATGGATGTTTACCGTCCAAGTACTTTAGATGACTGGGACGATTTAGGATCCTTCCGTGGAAATGTTTTCAAAACACAAGTTCGCGATCAAGATGGATTTATCACTCAAAAAGATTCATTAGGCAGAATTCGTTATCGTGAAATAACTGTTGCAGAAAGTGAAAATCGTAAAAACTATCGTAAAGCAAATAATATTGATTATTTAGATGGTGATTTTGCATCTATTGCAAATGTTGATAAGTGGAGTTCAACAGATACTACCAGCATGTACAATTTCGGTAGCTCTTCTTTAATTAATAACGAAGCAAGAGTATACAAAGGAGGTTCATGGAAAGATGGAGCTTATTATCTTAGTCCCAGTGTGCGTCGTTATTTAGACGAAAATGAAGCTACAGATTATATTGGTTTCCGTTGTGCTATGGACAGAGTTGGAAGTCCTATGACAGGTAGAAAATAAAAAAATAAATAATTAAATACTAACCCCATTGGCGCAGGCGAATGGGGTTAATTTTTATATAATATGCAAATTAAAGACCTATATACTGTATTTCTTAAACATCCTAAAATCTGTACCGATACACGTAAAGATTTAGAAGACAGCATTTTCTTTTGCCTCAGCGGAGAAAACTTTAATGGAAACAAATTTGCATCTATAGCTCTTGAAAAAGGAGCTGCATTTGTTGTT
The window above is part of the Bacteroidales bacterium genome. Proteins encoded here:
- a CDS encoding PorP/SprF family type IX secretion system membrane protein, giving the protein MTRRFATFITLIFLVITTGDAWSQDVTVSQFIANPMFTNPGFAGSNLGPRANIMYRNQWPNLHTSFESYSVSYDQNLEFINSGFGASFMSSKIGGDALVTATMSAYYAYQFRPSADLNINLGVRGTYFQKRLNWGIVNSSPVFDTIKTMIGTGTGTETPNTTVKNYDISVGAVFTYKENIFGGFSAEHLNSPDISFYETDTLTNLGLKTSFFAGVNIDIRKKAVRGTYYVPFIITPTIYYQGRTGFQQLSIGTFLTRGSIFTGGFYRLDFNNDAAVVAIIGAQYRQLVFGYSFDYTLSSDSTFNGGAHELTLSFQINNGLHRKSRSMKLGPISSPSF
- a CDS encoding 2-C-methyl-D-erythritol 2,4-cyclodiphosphate synthase; protein product: MNYRVGTGYDVHRLVKGEKLIFGGVNIPFEKGSLGHSDADVLLHAICDALLGSLSLGDIGTHFPDTDEKWKDVSSLLLLENVNKLIRDNGYSIANIDTTLILQQPKIQSYIPEIRDNIAKVLNIDREFISVKATTTERLGFIGRGEGVSAQAICLVNKA
- the porU gene encoding type IX secretion system sortase PorU, producing the protein MLKRILFIFFLLLNTMLFAQSVQKDFQIVWNAINTLDISENEQIPVFSFNDAVFNGPYGLVPYFRVDIVIEKDVKDINVSIRNQQFKLVSKSNQGILHPVFKNILDEIQVKTTFKSVGSEKIARIEFIPIRKNSILNAFSLLTSFSLDIDLLKSNEKEAPSEFSFAEESVMADGDWYKFKVDKSGVFKISGADLQNAGISLTDIDPAKISVYGFGGMLNEKNSDFRYSDIPELAISLELGGDGKFDATDYLLFYAQGPDSWKYNSTKNVFEHQLNIYDRNAFYYVHIGNQNGKRISDILQPEEEADFQIDEFVDYSFIEDETYNLIGSGRRWLGDKFEFIDSNTYSFDFENLVPASTAFIKVELVARSYSTSSFDLLYNEQSLGNVNISKIPTGSYPAYAYDNTFEKYFQLTADPELKIGLNYNRPLSSSVAWLDYIEINVKRQLIFGDNQLAFRSPESVADNAITKFTIANINTSTMLWDISNLTDVTSLQLNLNNTTADFKVVTDKLREFIAFDSNMAYSAEFVEKIANQNLHAISNIDMLIVCPQQFISQAEDLADFHRQDGLKVQVTPLYQIYNEYSSASHDITAIRDYVRSVYMSASESNSLKYLLLFGDASFDYMKREAINTNMVPTYESFESFDPIISIAVDDYFGFLDNDEGDMYYDDVDIGIGRLPVVSTEEASRAVEKIKHYSSSDTAVYGDWRNVICFVADDEDNNLHIRQADDLAKMVDTIFPGGNLDKIYVDAFPQVSTPAGQRYPKVNEAINERVNKGALILSYTGHGGETGWGQERYLDMPDIESWSNKEKLPVFLTATCEFARYDDPSRVSAGEFIFLNEKGGGIALFTTSRATYAGSNFVMSKYFYNYALNYPNHDYIRMGDILKMIKRSSGSGFNVMKFVLLGDPALKFSIPKNFTQITKINESTVNQDNDTLKALSFVNIKGQINDPNGNKLSSFNGHVYPLVFDKVTNITTLANDPGSDPFSFNLQKSVLYKGKAEVKNGDFEFSFVVPKDIAYNYGLGKLSIYASSENTDASGYNRDIIIGGFDENSQVDTEGPQIELFLNDENFIEGGMTNENPVLLAKVRDENGINTIGNGIGHDITAILDVNAADIKILNDYYESDIGTYQSGTIRYPFSKLDDGKHELTFKVWDIYNNSSTANLKFYVSASANLALEAVMNYPNPFYDRTTFSFEQNTDGQELLLTIDIFSIDGRLVKHIEDTFMPYSSRINHISWDGTDEYGSKIMKGMYIYRLQLSDENGIQRSKTSKLVYLK
- the porV gene encoding type IX secretion system outer membrane channel protein PorV; protein product: MKNKVILLFSTVLLLSTSSIFAQDRDFGTITTAVPFLMIGPDARAGGMGDVGVSTSPDGNSIYWNASKLAFIEDDMGFNISYVPWLKGLVDDIGLGYVSFYKKMGDEQTVGGSLRYFSLGNITFTNEEGTSLGTYKPNEWVIDLAYSRKLSENFSAAVTGKFIYSNLTLGQNINGVDSRAGTSVAADVSMYYRNLIEIGGNDVTVSVGLAVNNIGNKISYTSSTQKDFIPTNLRFGFSGEMELDSYNTIALTAELTKLLVPTPPVLDEDGNPIEPYLDNNVSVITGMLHSFYDAPFSEEMQEINFAGGVEYWYDKQFALRGGYFYESAEKGNRQYFTLGAGLKYNVFGLDFSYLISTNPNNPLKNTLRFTLSYEL
- a CDS encoding SUMF1/EgtB/PvdO family nonheme iron enzyme is translated as MYTFRKIGSLVLMAALIVAMGSCGKKKNESRTTGWKYNDPDNGGFEVAKYVEQEAGPGLVLIEGGTFVMGATQDPTIFTRNNQPTRITVRSFYMDQTEVSNIDYLEYLHWIRRVFSTYPEVYNKALPDTLVWRQRLAYNEPLVSNYLRHPAYKNYPVVGVSWVQANDYAKWRTDRVNEMRLIDEGIIGLDLNQANENNFNTEAYLLNLYKSEVEGKKPIENLSYNPEDPNSQEFRPSRLEDGILLPSYRLPTEAEWEYAALGLIENSDYERISQRKRYPWNGNYVRTTDKKYYGTFVANFKRGRGDYMGVAGALNDGADIPTEVGSYYPNDFGLFNMGGNVSEWVMDVYRPSTLDDWDDLGSFRGNVFKTQVRDQDGFITQKDSLGRIRYREITVAESENRKNYRKANNIDYLDGDFASIANVDKWSSTDTTSMYNFGSSSLINNEARVYKGGSWKDGAYYLSPSVRRYLDENEATDYIGFRCAMDRVGSPMTGRK